The DNA region AAAATAGGCTAGCGTGATTGGGCCAATCCGCCCAATAATCATTAAGCCGGTCATGATCAGCTTACCTGCGGGGCTGAGCTCGGCGGTGAGGCCTGCGGTGAGGCCCACCGTGCTGAAGGCTGAAATGGCTTCAAACAATACCACGTCGAAACGGGCATTCTCAGTGACCATTAGCATGAAGGTGGCGCTAATCAGGATGAAAAAGCTGACAACAATAATCGCCAGCGCTTTGAGTGCGATCATTGGCGCGATATTGCGTTTGAAGGCGGTGAATTGACTATGCCCCTGTAAAAAGCTGCGGGTGGCGATTAATGCGACGGCAAAGGTGCTGACTTTAATGCCGCCGCCGGTAGACGTGCTGCCAGCGCCTATAAACATCAGCGTCATCATCACCAGTAAGCCAGCATGCGACATGTCGATAATATTGATCGAATTAAAACCTGCAGTGCGGGCGGTAGCCGACTGAAAAAATGCGCCAAGGTACTGCGTGGATGCATCAAGGTGACCAAGTGTCAGCGGGTTGTCGCGCTCAAGCAGATAAATCAGTACGCTGCCAATCAACAACAGTGCGACTGATACCAGCAGGGTTAGCTTGCTGTGTAAAGACAGTCGCGCCTGCTTAGGGTAGCGCAGCAGGTCTAAAATCACGGTAAAGCCAAGCCCGCCAATAATAAATAACGCGCTCAGGCTGATGAGCACGCTGGGTTCGCTAGCATAGCCGGTGAGAGAACTGTTGAATAAGGAGAAACCGGCGTTATTGAACGCCGATACGGCATGAAATACCGCATAGTAGATACCTTTCCACCAGCCCATTTCAGGCACCCAGCTGAGGCTTAGGATTAGTACGCCAATGCTCTCGACAATAATGGCAAATAACACAATGGCGCGCACCAGCTGAAAGATATTGCTGCTGACGTCTTGATTCAATTCTTCGCGCACAATCGCCTGTTCTTTTAGGCTAATCCGCTGACGCAACGCGAGTAAAATAATGACTCCTAGGGTCATTTGCCCAAGGCCGCCAAGCTGCATAAGTAACAATAGCCAAACATGACCGAGGGCGGAGAAATGGCTGCCGGTGTCGACAACGCCAAGGCCGGTTACGGTTAATGCTGAGGTGGCGGTAAATAACGCGTCAATCCAACCCAGTCCGGTAACTGAGGCGATCTCGGTCATTAAGAAAAGGGTTGAGGGCAGCAAAATTAAGGCATAGCAGACCAGTATCAGGCTGGCCGGTCGATTTAGCCTTGAGTTGCGGCGATTAACCGTTTGCACATACTGGCTGTATTGATGTCGCCGTTGGCTTTTGCTCATTGTGGGCCTGTCACGATGAGAGGCGGCGGATCAATTTTTTTAACGCTTGCCGCTGGCCGCCAACGATCATAATGTCACCTTGTTCTAACAATATGTCGCTGGCGGGATTCGACAGCAGCTGCTCGCCGCGATGTAGCGCAAGGAGCTGAACGTTATCGCTAAGCTTTAGCTGGGCGACTGACTGACCATGCAGAAATGGCATGACATTCAGTTCGTATATTGCCAAGCTATCGCTGAGTTCGACAAAGTCGAAAATCAGGGGGGAAAGCAGCTGGCGAGAGGTGCGCCGAGCCTCGGTGAGCTCAGGGTTAATGATTTTGCTGGCGCCCACTTTGAGTAAGGTTTTGCTGTGCAGCTTATTGCGTGACTTAACCCAGATCTCTTTAACGCCTGCTTCCTTCAGGCAGATAGTCATTAAGATGCTGGTGCCGATATCATTACTCAGGGTCACGACTACCGCATGAAAGCTGGCCAGCTTCAGTTCTTCAATCACCCGTTCATCGCTGGCATTGGCAATGACTGCCTGGGTGACCATGGGCGAAATATTTTTAACTAAGCTGCTGTGCTGATCTATCGCAAGTACTTCAACGTCTTGCGACATCAACTCTAAGCAAAGGTTTTCTCCGAAGCGGCCGAGGCCAATAACTGCAATTTGTTTTTTCATGCCTGTCCTTGCTTATCCTTGGCTGTGCTTGCGGCCTGTCTATGATGACGTTCGGTTCTCTCCGGCGCAGCACGCTACCAGCTGGCTCAGCTGTTGATAGTGCCATCCACTTTGCTGCTGCAGCTGATTAAAAAACTGCTGCGTCTGATTTAAGGCGCGCTTAGTATATAAGC from Pseudomonadales bacterium includes:
- a CDS encoding Ktr system potassium transporter B; amino-acid sequence: MSKSQRRHQYSQYVQTVNRRNSRLNRPASLILVCYALILLPSTLFLMTEIASVTGLGWIDALFTATSALTVTGLGVVDTGSHFSALGHVWLLLLMQLGGLGQMTLGVIILLALRQRISLKEQAIVREELNQDVSSNIFQLVRAIVLFAIIVESIGVLILSLSWVPEMGWWKGIYYAVFHAVSAFNNAGFSLFNSSLTGYASEPSVLISLSALFIIGGLGFTVILDLLRYPKQARLSLHSKLTLLVSVALLLIGSVLIYLLERDNPLTLGHLDASTQYLGAFFQSATARTAGFNSINIIDMSHAGLLVMMTLMFIGAGSTSTGGGIKVSTFAVALIATRSFLQGHSQFTAFKRNIAPMIALKALAIIVVSFFILISATFMLMVTENARFDVVLFEAISAFSTVGLTAGLTAELSPAGKLIMTGLMIIGRIGPITLAYFATLPKQVCVSYADEDVITG
- a CDS encoding TrkA family potassium uptake protein; translated protein: MKKQIAVIGLGRFGENLCLELMSQDVEVLAIDQHSSLVKNISPMVTQAVIANASDERVIEELKLASFHAVVVTLSNDIGTSILMTICLKEAGVKEIWVKSRNKLHSKTLLKVGASKIINPELTEARRTSRQLLSPLIFDFVELSDSLAIYELNVMPFLHGQSVAQLKLSDNVQLLALHRGEQLLSNPASDILLEQGDIMIVGGQRQALKKLIRRLSS